In a genomic window of Acidobacteriota bacterium:
- a CDS encoding response regulator transcription factor — protein MTTDPIIRLLLVEDDRRLADLTREYLERHHVAVSLAFDGERGLDEALRFPFDVVLLDVMLPRRDGLGVCRAIREHKDVPIIMITARGEEADRVLGLETGADDYVPKPFSPRELLARVRSVVRRARGQAGPRRTVLTRGALTLDPAALSANRGGERLDLTAHEFHLLYALAENAGRVLTRERLLDLAGGGEEAFDRSVDVHVSRLRRKLGDDPHQPRLIRTVRGAGYLFLAEGEGE, from the coding sequence ATGACCACCGACCCGATCATCCGGCTCCTCCTGGTGGAGGACGACCGGCGGCTGGCCGACCTCACCCGGGAATACCTGGAGCGCCACCATGTCGCGGTCTCGCTCGCCTTCGACGGCGAGCGGGGCCTCGACGAGGCGCTCCGCTTCCCCTTCGACGTGGTCCTGCTGGACGTCATGCTGCCGCGCCGGGACGGCCTCGGCGTGTGCCGGGCCATTCGGGAGCACAAGGACGTCCCCATTATCATGATCACGGCCCGGGGCGAGGAGGCCGACCGGGTCCTTGGCCTGGAGACGGGGGCCGACGACTACGTCCCCAAACCCTTTTCCCCCCGCGAACTCCTGGCCCGGGTCCGGTCGGTGGTCCGAAGGGCCCGCGGTCAGGCGGGTCCCCGCCGGACGGTCCTCACCCGCGGGGCCCTGACCCTGGACCCCGCGGCGCTGTCGGCGAACCGGGGCGGGGAACGCCTCGACCTCACCGCCCACGAGTTCCACCTCCTGTACGCCCTGGCGGAGAACGCCGGGCGGGTCCTCACCCGGGAGCGCCTCCTGGACCTCGCCGGCGGCGGGGAGGAGGCCTTCGACCGCTCGGTCGACGTCCACGTCTCCCGCCTGCGGAGGAAACTGGGCGACGACCCCCACCAGCCCCGCCTCATCCGGACCGTCCGCGGGGCGGGCTACCTGTTTCTGGCCGAGGGGGAAGGGGAGTGA
- a CDS encoding Spy/CpxP family protein refolding chaperone — translation MKTGVKTFITVGVALAALALVAAVAARPMLSGCMGHGKGLMHNPERIRQVATWIVDDVLDKIEATPQQRERVHALKDEMLTRAGALHQECQANHARFLAEFKRERPDMTNVHAMIDQAAAKKVAFAHEIADAVLKLHDILTPAQRNQLVALAEEHLTAH, via the coding sequence ATGAAAACCGGAGTCAAAACGTTCATCACCGTCGGCGTGGCCCTCGCCGCCCTGGCCCTGGTGGCGGCCGTGGCCGCCCGCCCGATGCTCTCGGGCTGCATGGGGCACGGCAAGGGGCTGATGCACAACCCCGAGCGGATCCGCCAGGTCGCGACCTGGATCGTGGACGACGTTCTCGACAAGATCGAGGCCACCCCGCAGCAGCGCGAGCGGGTCCACGCCCTCAAGGACGAGATGCTGACCAGGGCCGGCGCCCTGCACCAGGAATGCCAGGCGAACCATGCTCGATTCCTGGCGGAGTTCAAGAGGGAGCGGCCGGATATGACCAATGTCCACGCGATGATCGACCAGGCGGCGGCGAAGAAGGTCGCCTTCGCCCACGAGATTGCGGACGCCGTCCTCAAGCTCCACGACATCCTCACCCCGGCCCAGCGAAACCAGTTGGTTGCCCTCGCGGAAGAGCACTTGACCGCCCACTGA
- a CDS encoding type II/IV secretion system protein has protein sequence MKSKEPITIESVARIIRKLNLISEDQLRDVLAEGQTQWARLMKLQESAASRKTHQPAAFVSPAEVISSFNLEIPDSNGRILTEDMITEALACHLGIPYMKLDPLKLDLDLVTKNIPRPFALKHLVVPVEEHGTIVTLAAVDPFIDEALRTLEHARGIRTRLVLGSKSDIVKIVREFYGFRASVKAAEVERTLATDLGNLEQYLKMKGSAEIEATDQHIAAACEYLLHYAFDQRASDIHIEPKRERTVVRLRIDGVLHEIHSVPKALHAPIISRVKIVSRMDIGEKRRPQDGRFKTTYQGKDIELRVSTMPVAFGEKAVIRIFDPDILMQDLDQLGFYPREYQLYSGFVQRPNGIILVTGPTGSGKTTTLYSSLKLLASPEVNIVTVEEPIEMVMEEFNQVQVQQGVGILFANILPTILRQDPDIVMVGEIRDKETADHAIQAAMTGHLVLSTLHTNDAPSSLIRLLDLNVPPFLLAATMVGVVAQRLVRRICPNCKRESALSDQEIAYLQLPGKHYRVWSGDGCNECRGTGYRGRTGIFEVMDMSDRVKQVLGGPVTLRALQEAARADGLVSLREIAVLKMLEGATTYEEVFAVTG, from the coding sequence ATGAAGAGCAAGGAACCCATCACCATCGAGAGCGTGGCGCGCATCATCCGGAAACTGAACCTGATCTCCGAGGACCAGCTCCGGGACGTCCTCGCCGAGGGTCAGACCCAGTGGGCCCGGCTCATGAAGCTCCAGGAGAGCGCCGCCTCGCGGAAGACGCACCAGCCGGCCGCCTTCGTCTCCCCGGCGGAGGTGATCTCCTCCTTCAACCTGGAGATCCCCGACAGCAACGGGCGCATCCTCACCGAGGACATGATCACCGAGGCCCTGGCCTGCCACCTCGGGATCCCCTACATGAAGCTCGACCCCCTCAAGCTGGACCTCGACCTGGTCACCAAGAACATCCCGCGCCCCTTCGCCCTGAAGCACCTGGTGGTCCCGGTGGAGGAGCACGGCACCATCGTGACCCTGGCCGCGGTGGACCCGTTCATCGACGAGGCCCTGCGGACCCTGGAGCACGCGAGGGGGATCCGGACCCGCCTGGTGCTGGGGTCGAAATCGGACATCGTCAAGATCGTCCGGGAGTTCTACGGGTTCCGGGCCTCCGTCAAGGCCGCCGAGGTGGAACGGACCCTGGCCACCGACCTGGGGAACCTGGAGCAGTACCTCAAGATGAAGGGGTCGGCCGAGATCGAGGCCACCGACCAGCACATCGCCGCCGCCTGCGAGTACCTGCTCCACTATGCCTTCGACCAGCGCGCCAGCGACATCCACATCGAGCCCAAGCGGGAGCGGACGGTGGTCCGGCTGCGCATCGACGGCGTGCTCCACGAGATCCACTCGGTGCCCAAGGCCCTCCACGCCCCCATCATCTCCCGGGTCAAGATCGTCTCCCGCATGGACATCGGCGAGAAGCGCCGCCCCCAGGACGGGCGCTTCAAGACCACCTACCAGGGGAAGGACATCGAACTCCGCGTCTCCACCATGCCCGTGGCCTTCGGGGAGAAGGCGGTGATCCGCATCTTCGACCCCGACATCCTCATGCAGGACCTGGACCAGCTCGGGTTCTACCCCCGCGAGTACCAGCTCTACAGCGGCTTCGTCCAGCGGCCCAACGGCATCATCCTCGTCACCGGGCCCACCGGGTCGGGCAAGACCACCACCCTTTACTCCTCGCTGAAACTCCTGGCCTCCCCGGAGGTCAACATCGTCACGGTGGAGGAGCCCATCGAGATGGTGATGGAGGAGTTCAACCAGGTCCAGGTGCAGCAGGGGGTGGGAATCCTCTTCGCCAACATCCTTCCCACCATCCTCCGCCAGGACCCGGACATCGTCATGGTGGGCGAGATCCGGGACAAGGAGACGGCGGACCACGCCATCCAGGCGGCCATGACCGGCCACCTCGTGCTCTCCACCCTGCACACCAACGACGCGCCGTCGTCGCTGATCCGCCTCCTTGACCTGAACGTCCCCCCCTTCCTGCTCGCCGCCACCATGGTGGGCGTCGTGGCCCAGCGCCTCGTGCGGAGGATCTGCCCCAACTGCAAGCGGGAGAGCGCGCTGTCCGACCAGGAGATCGCCTACCTCCAGCTCCCCGGCAAGCACTACCGGGTCTGGTCGGGCGACGGGTGCAACGAGTGCCGCGGGACCGGCTACCGGGGTCGGACGGGCATCTTCGAGGTCATGGACATGTCGGACCGGGTCAAGCAGGTCCTGGGAGGGCCCGTCACCCTCCGGGCGCTCCAGGAGGCCGCGCGCGCGGATGGCCTGGTCTCCCTTCGGGAGATCGCCGTCCTCAAGATGCTGGAGGGCGCCACCACCTACGAGGAAGTCTTCGCCGTCACGGGGTAG
- a CDS encoding glycosyltransferase, whose protein sequence is MEDKLRILHLYKDYHPVRGGIENYVGLLARAQAAAGHDVTVLVAQRKGMKTSDTMEDGVRVIRAKRWGTLASTPISPAFFRQAGRLKADLAHLHFPHPPGEVAWLWHRPSPRAVMTFHCDIVRQKGILRLYRPLMKRVLRGMDRILVSSPPMMDNPALDGCRDRCAVVPFAVDLGPFAVPDAGEKRAARRRLGLPEEGPLLLFVGVLRYYKSLETLIEAMPRIPTRAAFVAVGEGPMRGAWEVLAARSPAAGRIRFAGRAPDEALADWYRAADLFVLPSGSRAEAFGLVLLEAMACGLPCVTTEVGTGTSWVNLHGETGVVVPPNEPGELADAVTALLGTPDRMRQMGANARRRVETHFTVEGMMAALDRIYRDVAGAAAEGPGSGRHPEGRRGR, encoded by the coding sequence ATGGAAGATAAGCTGCGTATCCTGCACCTTTACAAGGATTACCACCCCGTCCGGGGCGGGATCGAGAACTACGTGGGCCTGCTGGCCCGGGCCCAGGCCGCCGCGGGGCACGACGTCACGGTCCTGGTGGCCCAGCGGAAGGGAATGAAGACCTCCGACACCATGGAGGACGGCGTCCGCGTGATCCGGGCGAAGCGGTGGGGCACCCTCGCCTCCACCCCCATCAGCCCCGCCTTCTTCCGCCAGGCGGGCCGGTTGAAGGCCGACCTCGCCCACCTCCACTTCCCGCACCCGCCGGGCGAGGTGGCCTGGCTCTGGCACCGGCCCTCCCCCCGGGCCGTCATGACCTTCCACTGCGACATCGTCCGCCAGAAGGGCATCCTGCGCCTGTACCGCCCGCTGATGAAGCGGGTCCTGCGCGGCATGGACCGCATCCTGGTGAGCAGCCCTCCCATGATGGACAACCCGGCCCTGGACGGCTGCCGGGACCGGTGCGCGGTGGTGCCCTTCGCCGTGGACCTCGGCCCCTTCGCCGTCCCGGACGCCGGTGAGAAACGTGCGGCCCGCCGGCGCCTGGGCCTGCCGGAGGAGGGGCCCCTGCTGCTGTTCGTGGGGGTCCTGCGCTACTACAAGAGCCTGGAGACCCTCATCGAGGCCATGCCCCGCATCCCGACCCGGGCCGCCTTCGTCGCCGTGGGCGAGGGCCCCATGCGGGGCGCGTGGGAAGTCCTGGCGGCGCGGTCGCCCGCCGCCGGCCGTATCCGCTTCGCCGGGCGGGCCCCCGACGAGGCGCTGGCGGACTGGTACCGGGCCGCCGACCTCTTCGTGCTTCCCTCCGGCTCCCGGGCCGAAGCCTTCGGGCTCGTGCTGCTGGAGGCCATGGCGTGCGGCCTCCCCTGCGTCACCACCGAGGTGGGCACCGGGACCTCCTGGGTCAACCTCCACGGGGAGACGGGGGTCGTCGTGCCGCCCAACGAGCCCGGCGAGTTGGCCGACGCCGTGACGGCCCTCCTCGGGACTCCCGACCGGATGCGGCAGATGGGCGCCAACGCCCGTCGGCGCGTCGAGACCCACTTCACCGTCGAGGGGATGATGGCCGCGCTGGATCGAATCTACCGCGACGTGGCCGGCGCCGCGGCGGAAGGCCCGGGGTCGGGCCGGCACCCCGAGGGCCGAAGGGGACGGTGA
- a CDS encoding thioredoxin family protein → MIGTEHPWCATEATKAPTARWLPAAALLLLALSPLGAAGPDAFHFTPSPATVALEAGKPGSLAVVMAADAGYYLYEDMLSFKVTAPKGVRAKAAVLPKGHLKFDLASETERMIHEGKGTVRIPLEAAADAPASGTLALEIGYQGCSSSTCFMPGTLTLKVPFTVKGAAEPAAAPEATTAAATPEPAPAEAAAPAPVSAGVSAAPLPQVFRLEEYVPAEEFLKRLRAAMAGSGAPAAKPAEDYGSVVAFVLLFFAGVVTSFTPCVYPVIPITITIFGAKKAASKLQAFLLSLIYVQGICLVYSVLGVAAASSGAVFGQYMSHPGVVGGLAAFFVLMGLYMAGVFQFNLPSSWQTKASGVGGKGYVGAFTMGMVSGVIAAPCTGPALAGVLAWVAGTGQALMGFFLLYTYAMGIGMLFLVLGTFSSLIHKLPKSGDWMEVVKGIFAVAMFAVALFYLKDVLPGLQVWGVPKPALFAGGAALLLAGFLTRWLKIDLHATTFGGVVRKFAAILVLTAGVHALVVGFSRIDGTLPWRHDLDAALAEGAKTGKPVLVDFGASWCAACKELEKYTFSDDRVRKELEGYITVKVDMTDSGTPENQALARRFGIRGLPVVLVFANVKIAPGAAGVSP, encoded by the coding sequence ATGATTGGGACTGAACACCCCTGGTGTGCAACGGAGGCCACGAAGGCGCCGACCGCGCGGTGGCTGCCCGCGGCGGCCCTGCTCCTGCTGGCGCTCTCCCCGCTGGGCGCCGCGGGCCCCGATGCCTTCCACTTCACGCCGTCCCCCGCGACGGTGGCCCTCGAGGCGGGCAAGCCGGGGAGCCTGGCCGTCGTCATGGCGGCCGACGCCGGCTACTACCTCTACGAGGACATGCTCTCCTTCAAGGTGACGGCCCCGAAGGGGGTCCGGGCGAAAGCGGCGGTCCTGCCCAAGGGTCACCTCAAGTTCGACCTCGCCAGCGAGACCGAGCGGATGATCCACGAGGGGAAGGGAACCGTCCGCATCCCGCTGGAGGCGGCCGCCGACGCGCCGGCCTCCGGGACCCTGGCCCTCGAGATCGGCTACCAGGGGTGCTCGTCCTCCACCTGTTTCATGCCCGGCACCCTCACCCTGAAGGTCCCCTTCACGGTGAAGGGGGCGGCGGAACCCGCCGCGGCCCCCGAAGCGACGACCGCCGCGGCCACGCCCGAACCGGCCCCGGCGGAGGCCGCCGCGCCTGCACCGGTCTCGGCCGGGGTCTCGGCGGCGCCGCTCCCCCAGGTCTTCCGCCTCGAGGAGTACGTCCCGGCGGAGGAGTTCCTCAAGCGCCTGCGCGCCGCCATGGCGGGCTCCGGGGCGCCCGCGGCGAAGCCGGCAGAGGACTACGGCAGCGTGGTGGCCTTCGTGCTGCTCTTCTTCGCCGGGGTGGTGACCAGCTTCACCCCCTGCGTCTACCCCGTCATCCCCATCACCATCACCATTTTCGGCGCCAAGAAGGCCGCCAGCAAGCTCCAGGCCTTCCTCCTCTCCCTGATCTACGTCCAGGGGATCTGCCTGGTCTACTCGGTGCTGGGCGTGGCGGCCGCCTCGTCGGGGGCCGTCTTCGGGCAGTACATGAGCCACCCGGGCGTCGTGGGCGGCCTCGCCGCCTTCTTCGTCCTCATGGGACTCTACATGGCCGGGGTCTTCCAGTTCAACCTCCCCTCGTCCTGGCAAACGAAGGCGTCCGGGGTGGGTGGGAAAGGCTACGTGGGCGCCTTCACCATGGGCATGGTCTCCGGCGTCATCGCGGCCCCCTGCACCGGCCCCGCCCTGGCGGGGGTGCTCGCCTGGGTGGCCGGCACCGGGCAGGCCCTGATGGGCTTCTTCCTGCTCTACACCTACGCCATGGGGATCGGGATGCTCTTCCTGGTGCTGGGCACTTTCTCCTCCCTCATCCACAAGCTGCCCAAGTCCGGCGACTGGATGGAGGTGGTCAAGGGGATTTTCGCCGTCGCCATGTTCGCGGTGGCGCTGTTCTACCTGAAGGACGTCCTGCCCGGCCTGCAGGTGTGGGGCGTCCCGAAACCCGCCCTCTTCGCCGGCGGTGCGGCGCTTCTCCTCGCCGGTTTCCTCACGCGGTGGCTCAAGATCGACCTCCACGCGACCACTTTCGGCGGGGTCGTCCGGAAGTTCGCCGCCATCCTGGTCTTGACGGCGGGCGTCCACGCCCTGGTCGTCGGTTTTTCCCGCATCGACGGGACGCTCCCCTGGCGGCACGACCTGGACGCCGCCCTGGCGGAGGGCGCGAAGACCGGCAAGCCCGTCCTCGTGGACTTCGGCGCCTCCTGGTGCGCCGCCTGCAAGGAGCTGGAGAAGTACACCTTCAGCGACGACAGGGTCCGGAAGGAACTGGAGGGCTACATCACCGTCAAGGTGGACATGACCGACTCCGGCACGCCGGAGAACCAGGCCCTGGCCCGGCGTTTCGGCATCCGGGGGTTGCCGGTGGTCCTGGTTTTCGCCAACGTAAAAATCGCGCCGGGCGCCGCGGGCGTTTCACCGTGA